The following DNA comes from Mycoplasma phocoenae.
TTTTGTTCTAATTTTTCTAAAGAACTCATTAAGTTTCTGTATTTTTGAACTTCTTGTGGGTCTTTGTTAGGGTTTAATTCAAGTTTAGTTAATTTTACCTCAAGTTCAGTTATATATTTTTTAAGTAAAGGAATCATAATTAATGATAATTTGTCTTTTTCAGAAGCAAAATGTTTATTGCCAACTGCTAAAAGTTTTTTCTTAGCTTCAACAACTTCTAATTTGTATTTACTTAACTCAGGAGCTAATTTTTCAATTTGTTTTGATAATGAACTTAATTTTTGATCATATTTAGAAACAATTTCTTTATTTTTAATAAATTCTGATTTTAGTTTTGCTACTTGTTCAATAACTTTCTTAATTTTTGATAATTCAGAGTTTACTGATCTGTCAGTTCTTGTGTTGTAATCACTCAGTGAACTATTTTCCAATACCGATAAGTTATCAATTACTGCTGACTTGAATAATTTATCTATTTCAGCTTGATATTTATCTTTTTCAGACTTCAGTAACTTAGTTTTTTCTAATATTTGTGATACATTTGCGTGTAATTTTGTAATTAATTCGTCAAACAATTTTTGTGATTTGTCTAAGTTTGCTAAATTTGAATGATCTGCTGCATTATATTCATTAATTATTGTTGTTATTAATTGAATATCCTCAGCTTTAAATTCATTATTTGTTTTTATTATTTTTTCAATCATTTCTGCTTTTTGAGCGTCAGCTAAAACGTCTGATAATGAGGCTAAGTCAATAGCATTGAATTGTTCTTGTTTAAAATTGGTTACGAATCTTTCGATAACATAAACTTGATCTTCCAATAGTTCTGTAAAATCAAGCATTTTCAATTCCTTTGCTTTGTCTTCGTATGCTTTTTTGGTTTGTTGATATTTTCCATCTTTGCTTGTCATTTTTTCAATGATTGATTTATTTGCTTTAATTATTTCGTTTGTTGTATTTTCTTTACTTGATTTTTCAAGTTCTAAAATTTGTTTATATTTACCTAATTGTGAATTTGGATCAGCAGCATCTAACTGTTCTTGTGTTACTGAAGCTACATCAAATGTAAATTTGTTTAGTTCGTCTTCTGCTACATGTAAATCTCTATTTGATGATTGAATGTTTTCTAGTAATACTTTTTGTGTTGCATTAATATATTCTTTTGAATTAGCAATTTTTAATGAATCTTCACCTAATTTTTTAAGAGATTGTAACTGATGATATTTAGCCTTAAGTTGGTCTTGTTTAAAAGATGCGTATTCATGTTGTTCAAATAATTCTTTATCTTTTTCAAATAACTCCTCATTAGAAATCATAGCTCTGTTATTTGTGACTTGTAAGCTTTGAATTAATTTTGAAAAAGGACTTTTGAATTTTATAAAGTCTAATAATAAGTATCCCTCAATTATTGATCCGTATTCTGCGCTAAAATCTTTAACTTTATTGTTGAATTCAATAAATTTATCAACTATTTTATGCACTGCATATTTAGTTACTCATGCTTTTCTATATTTTGGAATATTTTTATTATTAAATTTTCTAATATAAGCACCTTGTTGTCTTTCTCAATCTTTTATAACATTGGCTTCTTTTGATAAAGTTCTTAAAGCGTCTGTAAATTGGTCTATATTATCATATTTTTCTAATAATTGATCGAGTTTTGTACGTTCTTGTTCAGTGATTTTCAACCCTTTAGCTTCAATTTTATCTATATCATTAATATATTGTTGTTTAGTTGCTGTTGCTTTTTCATCAATTATTCCAATGTATTTAATGGTTTGATCGATCGATTGTTTAGCGGCACCATAATTTTTACTACTAAATCATTCATTTTTAATACTGTTTAAATAATTATTTGTTTTATCTTCATATATTTTTATTAATTTATCTCTATTATCAAAAAATTCATTGTATGCTTCTTCAACTTTATTTCGTTGATTATAAAATTCTGCTCTAACCGAGTCCAGTTTTTCAGTCATGAATGCTGTATCTTGAATTTTTGAAATAATGTCATCATTATCTTGAACATTTAATAAATCTTTAGCATTTTTAATTTTTTGGATTTGTGCTAATTTATTTGAATTTTGAATATCACTTAAAATCAACGCATTATATGCGTGTTGCGATTCATTTTCTTTTTTAATGAATTCTATGTAAGCTTGATTTAGTTTGTCTGTACTTTCTTCAAAATAGTTAACAATATCTTTGTATATTGCAATAGTCTCAGGTTTTAATAAACTCGATTTTGATGCAAAATATAATTGGAATTTTTTAATTTGTAGGATTTTTTTGTTTAATGTTAAAACTTTTTTAGCCTCATTTAAACTTTCTTTTTTCAATAGTTTTTCTGAAGTTAAATTTTTAGCCATTATCAATTTATTGTACGCTACAAGTGTATGTATAAATTCGTTTCTTCCTTCACGAATATCGTATTTATCAAACACTTCTTTAATTCCAGATTTTGATGAATCCCTGTATTTGGTTGATTTAGTAATGTAATATAAATTACTTCTGTTTTCTAATTTACTTCAATCTTCTGGACTAATATTGTATTTAGTTTTAAATTCATCTAATAATTGTTTTACACCCTTTTGTTCACTTTCCACAACATTTACATTGTCTGAATCTCCCTCGATTGCTTTTACTATAAAGTTGTATAAATCTTCTGGATTATTTTGAGTAAACTTGTTTCAGTATTCTTTGTTTTTATTTGCTGAAAATACTAAATGACCATACATACGGTGGCCACTTAAAAATTTGGCTTCAACTGAATCTGGATTTGTTAAAGCTTCATTTAATAAGTCGTATACGTTGTTTTTATCCACTTCTCCTAATGCTGAAGTTGCAGGATTGGTTTTTAAATCATATTCATTAATTAATTTCAATGAATTTTCAACTAATTTATTAATGTATTTAGTTGAGTTGATTAATGAATCAAATTCACTCCCTATATTATCAGCTTCAGGATTGATATCTTTGTAAAGTGATTTAATCTTGTCTGAATAAATATATATTTCTTGTCTTGTATATCTTGTATCTTTTAATCCACTTAAATAAGCATCTAAATCGTAGTAGTTTCTTCAGTTTATAGAATTTTCTTTCGCAATTGCTTTCAATGCATCTAAAGAAACTAATTGGTTAGCTAAAAATGCTGAATCAAATGAAAAGTATTCAAAATCGTTTTTAATATTTGGAAACACAACGTTTCATGTATCTATTTTTAATAAATCAGATAATGGTAACGCAATTTGTGCACTTAATATTGATTCATATTTTTTAAAAATTTTTGCTCTTTGATCAATGTGTTCTCTCAATGCTTTGAAATATTGTTCTTTATTAGATGAATCTATTGTTTCATTCAATGTTTTGTAAACAGGTTCATTCACTAATTCATGTAAAGTAGATAACAATAATTTACATGTATTGAAAATGTTTTTATTGTTTTCATTTTCTGAAACGCTTCCCAATAATTTATTAATGTTTTTGGTGTATTGATCAAATTGGGCTTTGTTATTTGAATCATTTTGAAACTCATTGGATTTATTCATGAATGTTTCGATAAAATTAGCTTGTGATGCATAATCAGTTATCTCTTTATGTGCAAGATTTTTGAAATCGTCGTTTTTAGTTAATGTTTTTAAAATTTTATTAACGTTATTAATGTACAGCTCTTGAATATCTAATAAATAACCACCTAAATTAGTAAATCCTGTTTCTATATCTCCTGTGTTTTTTAAGTCTTTCATGTATTTAAATTCGTCTTTATTAAGATCGTTTTTATATGATGCAACCAAATCATTATTTGGTACATTTAATATTAATTCAGTATTATCATCAAATAAAATTACTAAATTTTCATCATTATAAACTAATTCATTTGATGATTTTTCAATAGGTATTCTTACAATATTTTTACTTACAGAAATAATTTTCTTTTGTTTTAAAGGTAATGAATCAATGTCTTTTAATAAATCGTATTTGTCATTGTCTGCATACAGTTTTACTGTGTTTTTTAAATTTTCACGAGCTTCAGCTTCGGTTTTACCATTTATTAATAATAAGTGTGGTAAGTTTCTACCTTGTGTACTAGTTTTGAATACATCAATTTCATTTGTTGATAGTTTTAATAAATTGGTTCTTCAGTTTTTTTCTATTGTTCATACAGTTTGGTTTTCTAATTTTCTAACATCCGAAATTGATCTGAATGTGTATGTATCTTTTAAATCAGGACTAAAGTTAGCAGTTGAGTTGTATTCAGGTATTGATGCTAAAAATTCTTTTAACTGATCTGAAGTTAAAAGTTCATTGTTAATTTTGTATGTTAAAGCATCTTGTGATTGGTTAGGGCCCGATAGATTTGAATATAATGGCATAGAACCAAAGAATGCATCTGGATAGAATTTAATTGTAGTATGTTCTTTGTTTTCATTAGCGTGTGCCCCTAATGTAACAGCATTACCGTTTGTTTCAACCCCTTTTACAATTGAAAAAGATTTCAATGTAATAATTTCAGGACCTCAAGAAACGTTAGTCATAAATCATTTTGCAAATTTAGCATATTCAAGAGGGCTAACACACTCAATATACTCATTTCAGAAATTCATTGGACCGTATTTAATATTTAGAATTGGTAATTGATTGTGTTTTTCAAAATATTCAACTAAAAATTCTTCACTTGTGTATGTTTTACCATTGTATGTAACTTTATCGCCTTCTGAATCGTATGAAGCAATAACTGTTTTTTTATCCAATAATGTAAAGTTTGAAACAGGTTTTTCATTTGCTGCTAAAAATATATTTAACAGATCTGCTTCTTCAGTTAAATTCGCTTTTCCCAATTTATTGTTTTTGCTGTTTGAATGAACATAAATAGCCCCTATCGTGATAGCAGCTACTGTTGATAATACCCCAAATGATATTGCATACTTGGGTCATATTTTTGTATGTAGATTTCATTTTTTCTTAGACATATTTTACCTTTCTTAAAAAAAGACGCCTTTTTAATTTAGCGTCTTTTTTTAATTGTTTTTTACCTTTGTATTGACTTAAAGTCATGTTTTTTTTTGACGCCTTAAAACAGTAAAATTTTCACAATATCAATGCCATAAATTGTGAAAGTTGTATTCATTGCTGTCGCTTTGCGTTCTTTAATCATTACTTTAGTATACAACAAAATCGTTGTTTAAGTTTAAAAAAATCTGTTTTATAATGTTTTTTAAAGAACGAATTTTTCATAAAATGACCAATATTAAAAATAGTTTATCTATAATTGAGTATGAAAACACAAAGGAGTAATATGAAAAAAAACAAAAAAAATTGAAAATTATTAGGATGTTTATCAGTAATCAATGTTGTTGCTTTAGCAATACCTTTTACCGTAATTTCTTGTGATGATAATGCAAAGGAAAAAAACCCCGAAGATGTTGGTTCAGTTGCTAATATAAATAAAATTACAAAAAAATTAAATGAAGAAATTTCTGATAAAGATTCAATAAAAATTAAAGTGAAAGCAGATAAAAGTTTTGTTGATGTTATTATTGAAGAAAAAAATGCATTTGATATTCAACATAATTTAGATAAAGATACAGAAGTTAAAATTGAAGAAATATTCGCTTCAGACTTGAATAATATTACAGTGGTTTATAAACTATTCAATAAGCCAAATAAAATATATTCTAATAGTAATTCAGTACTTTTGAAAATTGAAAAAATGCCTAAAACTAGTGATTTATTCGAGGTAAAAAATGGAAAAATCATGAAATTTAAATCTAAATTCAAAGATAAAATTTCAAATTTAAAAATTGAAGATAAATCAATACATACAATTGCAACAAGAGCATTTCAAAGTGATTCTAAATTAACAAATGTTGAAATGCCTTATATTACCAAAATTGAAGATTATGCATTCGCAGTGTCGAGCCAATTAACTAAAATTAAATTTGACAATGTAACAAGTGTTGGTGAACACAGTTTTGAAGAAAATAAAAAACTAACTGAAGTTATTTTGCCTAAGGTGGAAGTCATTAAATCGGACGCATTCAGAGGATGTGAATCGTTAAAAAATCTTGAGTTCGCCTCATTGAAAAAAATCGGTTTTGGTGCTTTCGCTTACAACAGGGAATTAATCAGCTTTAAAGCTGATAAATTGACCGATATTGCAACTGAAGCTTTTATTTATTGTGCCAACCTTCAATCATTAAAATTCCCAAGCCTAAAAAATATTGGTAATGAGTCGTTTTTTGGAAATCCTTCTTTAGAAACATTTGAAGCTCCTTTATTACAAACTATTGGTTCTAAAGCATTTATGGGGGACGGAAATTTAAAAGCTGCTAACTTTCCAAACGTTACTCAAA
Coding sequences within:
- a CDS encoding PDxFFG protein produces the protein MSKKKWNLHTKIWPKYAISFGVLSTVAAITIGAIYVHSNSKNNKLGKANLTEEADLLNIFLAANEKPVSNFTLLDKKTVIASYDSEGDKVTYNGKTYTSEEFLVEYFEKHNQLPILNIKYGPMNFWNEYIECVSPLEYAKFAKWFMTNVSWGPEIITLKSFSIVKGVETNGNAVTLGAHANENKEHTTIKFYPDAFFGSMPLYSNLSGPNQSQDALTYKINNELLTSDQLKEFLASIPEYNSTANFSPDLKDTYTFRSISDVRKLENQTVWTIEKNWRTNLLKLSTNEIDVFKTSTQGRNLPHLLLINGKTEAEARENLKNTVKLYADNDKYDLLKDIDSLPLKQKKIISVSKNIVRIPIEKSSNELVYNDENLVILFDDNTELILNVPNNDLVASYKNDLNKDEFKYMKDLKNTGDIETGFTNLGGYLLDIQELYINNVNKILKTLTKNDDFKNLAHKEITDYASQANFIETFMNKSNEFQNDSNNKAQFDQYTKNINKLLGSVSENENNKNIFNTCKLLLSTLHELVNEPVYKTLNETIDSSNKEQYFKALREHIDQRAKIFKKYESILSAQIALPLSDLLKIDTWNVVFPNIKNDFEYFSFDSAFLANQLVSLDALKAIAKENSINWRNYYDLDAYLSGLKDTRYTRQEIYIYSDKIKSLYKDINPEADNIGSEFDSLINSTKYINKLVENSLKLINEYDLKTNPATSALGEVDKNNVYDLLNEALTNPDSVEAKFLSGHRMYGHLVFSANKNKEYWNKFTQNNPEDLYNFIVKAIEGDSDNVNVVESEQKGVKQLLDEFKTKYNISPEDWSKLENRSNLYYITKSTKYRDSSKSGIKEVFDKYDIREGRNEFIHTLVAYNKLIMAKNLTSEKLLKKESLNEAKKVLTLNKKILQIKKFQLYFASKSSLLKPETIAIYKDIVNYFEESTDKLNQAYIEFIKKENESQHAYNALILSDIQNSNKLAQIQKIKNAKDLLNVQDNDDIISKIQDTAFMTEKLDSVRAEFYNQRNKVEEAYNEFFDNRDKLIKIYEDKTNNYLNSIKNEWFSSKNYGAAKQSIDQTIKYIGIIDEKATATKQQYINDIDKIEAKGLKITEQERTKLDQLLEKYDNIDQFTDALRTLSKEANVIKDWERQQGAYIRKFNNKNIPKYRKAWVTKYAVHKIVDKFIEFNNKVKDFSAEYGSIIEGYLLLDFIKFKSPFSKLIQSLQVTNNRAMISNEELFEKDKELFEQHEYASFKQDQLKAKYHQLQSLKKLGEDSLKIANSKEYINATQKVLLENIQSSNRDLHVAEDELNKFTFDVASVTQEQLDAADPNSQLGKYKQILELEKSSKENTTNEIIKANKSIIEKMTSKDGKYQQTKKAYEDKAKELKMLDFTELLEDQVYVIERFVTNFKQEQFNAIDLASLSDVLADAQKAEMIEKIIKTNNEFKAEDIQLITTIINEYNAADHSNLANLDKSQKLFDELITKLHANVSQILEKTKLLKSEKDKYQAEIDKLFKSAVIDNLSVLENSSLSDYNTRTDRSVNSELSKIKKVIEQVAKLKSEFIKNKEIVSKYDQKLSSLSKQIEKLAPELSKYKLEVVEAKKKLLAVGNKHFASEKDKLSLIMIPLLKKYITELEVKLTKLELNPNKDPQEVQKYRNLMSSLEKLEQNFESKSEYILYMNKDNAENSEEFSKVLDIIIKLTNTEKQLSKELNKLNPFWNSLTNYVKAVKNNANYFNAYTSIMNVSNDTTQSLIEYVISFAIQSEQEYLNNKIIASKLFEKDLNKVFTTEENLTSDRDIIFAKTEIELLDILSKKGIINEAFPVSKAKEKIGLFKWTNIQKHGSKISLTFNEKSTSASTAFYNGEFTDKYLRFNIDANDNQKLLTLTSDLFRTLGYKKSINPVLIKEEGTIKDPLTGESTKGFSVYVDAYDNLTERLQREIPYVSEKNIGEHLAQKINDKGEIEYVIENGEYRGFLRDSRVGLWSILKLSNPNFKGISADFLRFVAAHEYGHHITLNAAQDLSDSYRKPIFAASLSPGSQPRADSYYNRHALDLYLKARTHLELDDERLLDQENVTNDYGEYAIFKHKVFDKNDPTKFEWVKESESDIWGAPLSSTDITEALNNDKRRFLQDFEGLKKALEKRKQANNVPINTTNNKYEDELSLIDLWLPNSIDPNSGTINPTIYGDAEYLLPEKDDQGNVIYKYTKGSIELLKGVLKDGMGNEIQFDENNQPIIVKGIKNDKQQFIQINEVLIKTKNGNPVLNVELGKNYAPDQHAVKYINDKLKTINKYIYELIQTTYRTTGWDKSGITNISQEPGISLGYTWPASYDSYIAAIVSKDQQRIGLKKHFADYVNRRDIDKGGPVSNDDEFKDAVGFKFYDFSGENSWLKGKYKGLGFMSGALPYTRIDKGENVDINNIDNVSVASVIEAFKVAGNAFLQGNLNGGDSQILWLNKDNMYLPNLKHNNSTSPIFLADTYSFFNSIKIMNWIEKYNMNFYGEGKQYVGVQSTSLFKTNDANGKLLPIYNTNKNIPKYKDIKSLSLTSSLLTDTTKDSLFNSFYVLNDSNQKQFENITFTDGKKWLDFVTLDFSQAKFNQVDKRVDWDLEYVKSKFDIEVFVKALKKAYENDKTLNKEDSIRIKTLIDSNDEQLLANEIMSRYSRSDLAFFTKEIRFTDLEKNLDLFWIFDEKYGYGDYKLDTFNIDKTTIKPEQMSAHDIINIVKKHAKSLGYKTEKLTLLDLLVLLEKVSLYSEGISLYSSGFKETGLESNQLIRIVSAIMHGQFKNKKPSSDVLNYFNSKTERNLGDKFSDYTYTFAEVINRDLLQIGYSPASSDLNNMPNFLSNISESNTGNEYMLDGSDSAQWLERVFDFEKNISDPIKNFEKLNVEDYKGIAKAKGLKNTDRYFSDPNNINAQQITKANNFFGELKTTNNGWLKDRWYRKNLNFELYDDNGKPIIDNTIRIKDLTGKVVNERPTAYWQYFIQSQGIGKRNVSNIWRDAEKDAIAMFGYLPNDQAKIAKYIAIKDKETNEIKTIPIRMQNTSNLFYYKTQNIENEKKFNSGDESVRHYLKDEKYSYVDTYGVKHEGTGFTAWVSDYAILSRYQNNLILPGKSYDIYFASDKEGTKAFNFDLGKKLDPNNPNDPNLGVSAVVENNKTSSQAPIVIKRETINVDGKEVETDNIIIVVNDQFNGII
- a CDS encoding leucine-rich repeat domain-containing protein, giving the protein MKKNKKNWKLLGCLSVINVVALAIPFTVISCDDNAKEKNPEDVGSVANINKITKKLNEEISDKDSIKIKVKADKSFVDVIIEEKNAFDIQHNLDKDTEVKIEEIFASDLNNITVVYKLFNKPNKIYSNSNSVLLKIEKMPKTSDLFEVKNGKIMKFKSKFKDKISNLKIEDKSIHTIATRAFQSDSKLTNVEMPYITKIEDYAFAVSSQLTKIKFDNVTSVGEHSFEENKKLTEVILPKVEVIKSDAFRGCESLKNLEFASLKKIGFGAFAYNRELISFKADKLTDIATEAFIYCANLQSLKFPSLKNIGNESFFGNPSLETFEAPLLQTIGSKAFMGDGNLKAANFPNVTQIGVDAFNSAKSLKTINLAKITKVPVNAFYAAKSLKVINLPEVTKIENNAFAGCESLTTVTLPALIKVPADAFRELQSIETVDITNVTEIHENAFRMNTKLTTIKMPKVTIIKGEAFKGCSSLQAIETPELITVELQAFTNAINLATLTADKLKTINSGAFHNTGLTEVNLPEVQIIKQGAFSSNTKLTTANLPKATNIEGNAFQGDTALTNVTLPTDKTNIHANAFAESGYTLTK